A genomic segment from Streptomyces sp. NBC_01233 encodes:
- a CDS encoding siderophore-interacting protein → MAEGRARTVGTAVVVRTERLSPHMVRLVLGGEGLAEFGAGEYTDHYVKILFPPAGVVYPEPWDLEEIRAHFPRAQWPRQRAYTVRSWDPAHLELTLDFVVHGDEGVAGPWAARVQPGERVHFLGPGGAYAPDPTAAWHLLVGDESALPAIAAAMERMPAGARVHAFVEIEGPEDELKVATPDGVVPVWLHRAGRPIGGALVEAVTSLEFPSTDVHAFVHGEAGFVKDLRRHLRLERGIPRERLSISGYWRLGETDEGWRAIKRDWNATIEAEQDHAAAA, encoded by the coding sequence GTGGCAGAAGGACGCGCCCGCACCGTCGGCACCGCCGTCGTCGTACGCACCGAGCGGCTCTCGCCGCACATGGTGCGGCTCGTGCTGGGCGGTGAGGGCCTGGCCGAGTTCGGCGCGGGCGAGTACACCGACCATTACGTCAAGATCCTGTTTCCCCCGGCAGGCGTCGTCTATCCCGAGCCGTGGGACCTTGAGGAGATCCGCGCGCACTTCCCGCGGGCGCAGTGGCCGCGCCAGCGCGCGTACACCGTACGGAGCTGGGACCCGGCGCACCTGGAGCTGACCCTCGACTTCGTCGTCCACGGCGACGAGGGCGTGGCCGGCCCCTGGGCGGCGCGGGTGCAGCCGGGCGAGCGCGTGCACTTCCTCGGCCCCGGCGGCGCCTACGCCCCGGACCCGACGGCCGCCTGGCACCTCCTGGTCGGCGACGAGAGCGCGCTGCCGGCGATCGCCGCGGCGATGGAGCGGATGCCGGCGGGCGCGCGGGTCCACGCCTTCGTGGAGATCGAGGGCCCGGAGGACGAGCTGAAGGTCGCCACCCCGGACGGCGTCGTCCCGGTCTGGCTGCACCGCGCCGGCCGCCCGATCGGCGGGGCCCTGGTGGAGGCGGTCACCTCCCTGGAGTTCCCCTCCACGGACGTCCACGCCTTCGTCCACGGCGAAGCCGGCTTCGTCAAGGACCTCCGCCGCCACCTCCGCCTGGAACGCGGCATCCCCCGCGAACGCCTCTCGATCTCGGGCTACTGGCGCCTGGGCGAAACGGACGAGGGCTGGCGCGCGATCAAGCGCGACTGGAACGCCACGATCGAAGCCGAACAGGACCACGCCGCAGCGGCGTAA
- a CDS encoding pseudouridine synthase encodes MRRRAQAPPSPLPQRAGIDPVRLRLPPDPDRIWPDLGGYLTARYAGTRGADSIARLLAAGRVLGPGGRVLHARDPYEPGGYLWFHRDMEPEPRVPFAVRVVHRDLHLLVVDKPHFLATTPRGSHITETALARLREELDLPALSPAHRLDRLTAGLVMFSIRPEDRGAYQLLFQRREVHKEYEALAPHDPALAPTFPRTVRSRIEKARGVIAATEVPGAEPNAESLIELTGTRGDLGRYRLTPHTGRTHQLRVHMNGLGLPILGDPVYPRVTDPAPDDYRRPLQLLARLLEFTDPVTGSLHRFESGRTLQAWHDRAGWEAGTEPVSGIPRESP; translated from the coding sequence ATGAGACGCAGAGCCCAGGCACCCCCCTCGCCCCTCCCCCAGCGGGCCGGCATCGACCCGGTCCGGCTGCGGCTGCCGCCCGACCCGGACCGGATCTGGCCGGACCTCGGCGGCTACCTCACCGCCCGCTACGCCGGCACCCGCGGCGCCGATTCCATCGCGCGCCTGCTGGCCGCCGGCCGGGTGCTCGGCCCCGGCGGGCGCGTCCTGCACGCGCGGGACCCGTACGAGCCGGGCGGCTACCTGTGGTTCCACCGGGACATGGAGCCCGAGCCGCGGGTGCCCTTCGCGGTCCGCGTCGTCCACCGGGACCTGCACCTGCTGGTCGTGGACAAGCCGCACTTCCTGGCGACCACCCCGCGCGGCAGCCACATCACCGAGACCGCCCTGGCCCGGCTCCGCGAGGAGCTGGACCTGCCCGCGCTCAGCCCGGCGCACCGGCTGGACCGGCTGACGGCGGGGCTGGTGATGTTCAGCATCCGGCCCGAGGACCGCGGCGCGTACCAGCTGCTCTTCCAGCGGCGCGAGGTCCACAAGGAGTACGAGGCACTCGCACCCCACGACCCGGCGCTCGCCCCCACCTTCCCGCGCACGGTCCGCAGCCGGATCGAGAAGGCCCGCGGGGTGATCGCGGCGACCGAGGTGCCCGGCGCCGAGCCCAACGCCGAGAGCCTGATCGAACTGACCGGCACCCGGGGGGACCTGGGCCGCTACCGGCTGACCCCGCACACCGGCCGCACCCACCAGCTGCGGGTGCACATGAACGGCCTGGGCCTGCCCATCCTGGGCGACCCGGTGTATCCCCGGGTCACCGATCCCGCCCCGGACGACTACCGCAGGCCGCTGCAGCTCCTGGCCCGGCTCCTGGAGTTCACCGACCCGGTCACCGGGTCCCTCCACCGGTTCGAGAGCGGCCGCACCCTGCAGGCCTGGCACGACCGCGCCGGCTGGGAGGCGGGTACCGAGCCGGTCAGCGGGATCCCGCGGGAGTCTCCTTGA
- a CDS encoding CU044_5270 family protein: MNANLSQPQPGEREECARLLPPVERELPADRHRFHRERLMAVIQDDLRDRRSADAAPARTAKQLGPQLRRAILLPVAVCVLAGTIVAGVQVLSEQGGTDGPGSGVATGPVLTTRIGAANPAGAAQLLDRISLAAAEVSGPAVRKDQYIYIGVQSAHTYVRTDHGKSTVVSEQPHLRQTWNSPDGARGWLIEPGNTGPEGVTLAGKTENGGPRKPYLNAPAHDYLATLPTDPDVLLQKIYTETEGMGRTPDQEAFTTIGDLLRESHPPAALTAALYKAAAKIPGVLQVDEAVDAAGRHGIAVAHLDETSGQRTEWIFDKDSLVFLGERTVQVSGSSGEQGLIKPGTVVSTSAVLTRAVVDRIKETPAGSR, from the coding sequence ATGAACGCCAACCTTTCCCAGCCCCAGCCCGGCGAACGGGAGGAGTGCGCGCGTCTCCTGCCGCCCGTCGAGCGGGAACTTCCGGCGGACCGCCACCGGTTCCACAGGGAGCGCCTCATGGCCGTGATCCAGGACGACCTCCGCGACCGCCGCTCCGCCGACGCCGCCCCCGCCCGCACCGCGAAGCAGCTCGGCCCGCAGCTGCGCCGTGCGATCCTCCTGCCGGTGGCCGTCTGTGTCCTGGCCGGCACGATCGTGGCCGGCGTCCAGGTCCTGTCGGAGCAGGGCGGCACGGACGGCCCGGGCTCCGGGGTCGCCACGGGCCCGGTCCTGACCACCCGGATCGGCGCCGCGAACCCGGCCGGGGCCGCGCAGCTCCTGGACCGGATCTCGCTCGCGGCGGCCGAGGTCTCCGGGCCGGCGGTGCGCAAGGACCAGTACATCTACATCGGTGTGCAGTCGGCCCACACCTACGTGCGGACCGACCACGGCAAGAGCACCGTGGTCAGCGAGCAGCCGCACCTGCGCCAGACCTGGAACTCCCCGGACGGAGCCAGGGGCTGGCTGATCGAGCCCGGCAACACCGGCCCCGAGGGGGTCACCCTGGCCGGGAAGACCGAGAACGGCGGGCCCCGGAAGCCGTACCTCAACGCGCCCGCCCACGACTACCTCGCCACGCTGCCCACCGACCCCGACGTGCTGCTGCAGAAGATCTACACCGAGACCGAGGGCATGGGCAGGACCCCCGACCAGGAGGCCTTCACCACGATCGGTGACCTGCTGCGTGAGAGCCACCCGCCGGCCGCCCTCACGGCCGCGCTCTACAAGGCCGCCGCGAAGATCCCCGGCGTGCTCCAGGTGGACGAGGCGGTCGACGCCGCGGGCCGCCACGGGATCGCGGTCGCCCATCTGGACGAGACCTCCGGGCAGCGCACGGAATGGATCTTCGACAAGGACAGCCTCGTGTTCCTCGGCGAACGCACGGTCCAGGTCAGCGGCAGCTCCGGGGAGCAGGGCCTGATCAAGCCCGGCACGGTCGTGTCCACCAGCGCCGTGCTGACCCGTGCGGTCGTCGACCGGATCAAGGAGACTCCCGCGGGATCCCGCTGA
- a CDS encoding RNA polymerase sigma factor, with product MRTRVRSGDPDAFAELFDGYARTVYNHAFRLTGDWSVAEDVMSAAFMEAWRLRARVDPEGGSLRPWLLGITTNLARNHGRSNRRYRAAAAAAAGAAAAAAVPDHADEVAGRLDDRQRIAVTLSRLSVLRRPEREVLLLCLWEGLEYADAARVLGIPVGTVRSRLSRARTKLRKLADAELKKNRREPGGRPRQTHGDRANAIRSAQEGI from the coding sequence ATGCGAACCCGGGTGCGGTCCGGGGATCCCGACGCCTTCGCGGAGCTGTTCGACGGCTATGCCCGCACCGTGTACAACCATGCCTTCCGGCTGACCGGGGACTGGTCCGTCGCGGAGGACGTCATGTCGGCCGCCTTCATGGAGGCGTGGCGGCTGCGCGCCAGGGTGGACCCCGAAGGGGGCTCGCTCCGGCCGTGGCTGCTGGGCATCACCACCAATCTCGCCCGCAACCACGGCCGGAGCAACCGGCGTTACCGGGCCGCGGCCGCGGCCGCAGCAGGCGCCGCGGCGGCCGCGGCCGTGCCCGACCACGCGGACGAGGTGGCCGGACGGCTCGACGACCGGCAGCGCATCGCCGTCACGCTGAGCCGGCTGAGCGTGCTGCGCAGGCCCGAGCGCGAAGTCCTCCTCCTGTGCCTGTGGGAGGGCCTGGAGTACGCCGACGCCGCGCGGGTCCTCGGCATTCCGGTCGGCACCGTCCGCTCCCGGCTGTCGCGGGCCCGCACCAAGCTGCGCAAACTCGCCGACGCGGAACTGAAGAAGAACAGACGGGAACCCGGCGGTCGCCCGCGACAGACACATGGCGACCGCGCGAACGCGATCCGGTCCGCACAGGAGGGAATCTGA
- a CDS encoding TetR/AcrR family transcriptional regulator gives MSGGTDEGPRRVGRPRADRLRPESGRPPREELLCAAAELFTVQGYAATTTRAVAGRAGMRQATMYHYFGGKEELLAELLESTVAPSLVLARRLLAEDGRPAARRLWELCRSDVLLLCGGPYDLGALYLLPEVGGARFPQFRRMRAELKHAYRVLLGGTCAGAELAGDGAGLALRNDLVFGLIEGVMLIHRADPARPVGAFAEATADAALRIAGLGPPGGR, from the coding sequence ATGAGTGGGGGAACAGACGAGGGCCCGAGACGGGTCGGTCGGCCACGCGCCGACCGGCTGAGACCGGAGAGCGGCCGGCCGCCGCGCGAGGAACTCCTCTGCGCGGCGGCCGAGTTGTTCACCGTCCAGGGGTACGCGGCGACCACCACGCGGGCGGTCGCCGGGCGGGCCGGAATGCGCCAGGCCACGATGTACCACTACTTCGGCGGCAAGGAGGAACTCCTCGCCGAACTGCTGGAATCCACGGTCGCGCCCTCGCTGGTACTGGCCCGCCGGCTGCTCGCCGAAGACGGACGGCCCGCCGCGCGGCGGCTGTGGGAGCTGTGCCGCTCCGATGTGCTGCTGCTGTGCGGGGGCCCGTACGACCTGGGGGCGCTCTATCTGCTGCCCGAGGTGGGCGGCGCGCGCTTCCCGCAGTTCCGCCGGATGCGCGCGGAACTCAAGCACGCTTACCGGGTGTTGCTCGGCGGGACCTGCGCCGGCGCCGAACTGGCCGGGGACGGGGCGGGGCTCGCGCTCCGCAACGACCTGGTCTTCGGACTCATCGAGGGTGTCATGCTGATCCACCGGGCCGATCCGGCGCGGCCGGTGGGGGCCTTCGCGGAGGCCACGGCCGACGCCGCGCTGCGGATCGCGGGCCTCGGCCCGCCCGGGGGCCGGTGA
- a CDS encoding DEAD/DEAH box helicase — MTEELSPAERYAAARIRAAEEATALAPFREMYDFDLDPYQVEACKALEAGKGVLVAAPTGSGKTIVGEFAVHLALQQGRKCFYTTPIKALSNQKYADLVKRYGADKVGLLTGDNSVNSEAPVVVMTTEVLRNMLYAGSQSLLGLGYVVMDEVHYLSDRFRGAVWEEVIIHLPESVTLVSLSATVSNAEEFGDWLDTVRGDTEVIVSEERPVPLWQHVMAGRRIYDLFEEESDHGGRGSARREVNPDLLRMAREENSRTYNPKDRRRGKMVREADRERERRSRGRIWTPSRPEVIARLDGDGLLPAINFIFSRAGCEAAVQQCLFAGLRLNDESARLRVREIVEARTASIPTEDLHVLGYYEWLEGLERGIAAHHAGMLPTFKEVVEELFVRGLVKAVFATETLALGINMPARTVILEKLVKWNGEQHADITPGEYTQLTGRAGRRGIDVEGHAVVLWQRDMDPAGLAGLAGTRTYPLRSSFKPSYNMAVNLVSQFGRHRSRELLETSFAQFQADRSVVGISRQVQRNEEGLEGYQEGMTCHLGNFEEYAQLRRDLKDRETDLAKQGAAQRRVQAASSLEKLKPGDIIHVPTGKFAGLALVLDPGVPAGRVNGHRGYEYAEGPRPLVLTAERQVKRLAAIDFPVPVEALDRMRIPKTFNARSPQSRRDLASQLRSKAGHITPERRARGRAAAADDREIARLRSELRAHPCHGCDEREDHARWAERYHRLKRDTLQLERRIEGRTNTIARTFDRIHALLTELDYLREDEVTVHGKRLARLYGELDLLASECLRAKVWEGLSPAELAACVSALVFEARQSDDAVAPKVPGGAAKEALGEMVRIWGRLDALEEEHRINQAEGVGQREPDLGFAWAAYQWASDKSLDEVLREAEMPAGDFVRWCKQVIDVLGQIAAAAPSASGESGSTVARNARKAVDALLRGVVAYSSVG, encoded by the coding sequence ATGACCGAAGAACTCTCACCCGCCGAGCGGTACGCCGCTGCCCGGATCCGCGCCGCCGAAGAGGCCACTGCCCTGGCCCCCTTCCGCGAGATGTACGACTTCGATCTGGACCCGTACCAGGTCGAGGCCTGCAAGGCACTGGAGGCCGGCAAGGGCGTCCTCGTCGCCGCCCCTACAGGCTCGGGCAAGACCATCGTCGGCGAGTTCGCCGTGCACCTGGCCCTCCAGCAGGGTCGAAAGTGCTTCTACACGACGCCGATCAAGGCGCTGTCGAACCAGAAGTACGCCGACCTCGTCAAGCGCTACGGCGCCGACAAGGTGGGCCTGCTGACCGGCGACAACAGCGTGAACTCCGAGGCGCCGGTGGTCGTGATGACCACCGAGGTGCTCCGCAACATGCTGTACGCGGGCTCCCAGTCGCTGCTCGGCCTCGGCTACGTCGTCATGGACGAGGTCCACTACCTCTCCGACCGGTTCCGCGGGGCCGTCTGGGAGGAAGTGATCATCCACCTCCCCGAGTCGGTGACCCTGGTGTCCCTGTCGGCCACCGTGTCGAACGCCGAGGAGTTCGGCGACTGGCTGGACACCGTCCGCGGCGACACCGAGGTGATCGTCTCCGAGGAGCGGCCCGTCCCGCTGTGGCAGCACGTCATGGCCGGCCGCCGGATCTACGACCTCTTCGAGGAGGAGTCCGACCACGGCGGCCGCGGCTCCGCGCGCCGGGAGGTCAATCCCGACCTGCTGCGCATGGCGCGCGAGGAGAACAGCCGCACCTACAACCCGAAGGACCGGCGGCGCGGCAAGATGGTCCGCGAGGCCGACCGCGAGCGCGAGCGGCGCTCCCGCGGCCGGATCTGGACCCCCTCCCGCCCCGAGGTCATCGCCCGCCTCGACGGTGACGGGCTGCTCCCTGCCATCAACTTCATCTTCAGCCGGGCCGGCTGCGAGGCCGCCGTCCAGCAGTGCCTGTTCGCGGGACTGCGGCTCAACGACGAGTCCGCGCGGCTCAGGGTCCGCGAGATCGTCGAGGCGCGGACCGCCTCCATCCCCACCGAGGACCTGCACGTCCTGGGGTACTACGAGTGGCTCGAAGGGCTGGAGCGGGGCATCGCCGCGCACCACGCGGGCATGCTGCCCACCTTCAAGGAGGTCGTGGAGGAGCTGTTCGTCCGCGGCCTGGTGAAGGCCGTCTTCGCCACCGAGACCCTGGCGCTGGGCATCAACATGCCCGCGCGCACGGTGATCCTGGAGAAGCTGGTCAAGTGGAACGGCGAGCAGCACGCCGACATCACCCCCGGCGAGTACACGCAGCTGACCGGCCGGGCCGGGCGGCGCGGCATCGACGTCGAGGGCCACGCGGTGGTGCTGTGGCAGCGGGACATGGACCCGGCCGGGCTCGCGGGGCTCGCGGGTACCCGTACGTATCCGCTGCGCTCCAGCTTCAAGCCCTCTTACAACATGGCCGTGAACCTGGTCAGCCAGTTCGGGCGGCACCGCTCGCGCGAGCTGCTGGAGACCTCCTTCGCGCAGTTCCAGGCCGACCGCTCGGTCGTCGGGATCTCCCGGCAGGTGCAGCGCAACGAGGAGGGCCTGGAGGGCTACCAGGAGGGCATGACCTGCCACCTGGGGAACTTCGAGGAGTACGCGCAGCTGCGCCGCGACCTGAAGGACCGGGAGACGGACCTGGCCAAGCAGGGCGCCGCCCAGCGCCGGGTGCAGGCGGCCAGTTCGCTGGAGAAGCTCAAGCCGGGCGACATCATCCACGTGCCGACGGGCAAGTTCGCCGGGCTCGCGCTGGTCCTGGACCCGGGCGTGCCGGCCGGGCGGGTCAACGGCCACCGCGGGTACGAGTACGCGGAGGGCCCGCGCCCCCTGGTGCTCACCGCCGAGCGGCAGGTCAAGCGGCTCGCCGCGATCGACTTCCCGGTCCCGGTGGAGGCGCTCGACCGGATGCGGATCCCCAAGACCTTCAACGCGCGCTCGCCGCAGTCCCGTCGGGACCTGGCCTCGCAGCTGCGGAGCAAGGCCGGGCACATCACGCCGGAGCGTCGTGCGCGCGGCCGGGCCGCGGCGGCCGACGACCGCGAGATCGCGCGGCTGCGTTCCGAACTGCGGGCGCATCCCTGCCACGGCTGCGACGAGCGCGAGGACCACGCCCGCTGGGCGGAGCGCTACCACCGGCTCAAGCGGGACACCCTGCAGCTGGAGCGGCGGATCGAGGGGCGGACGAACACCATCGCCCGTACCTTCGACCGGATCCACGCGCTGCTGACCGAACTGGACTACCTGCGCGAGGACGAGGTCACCGTGCACGGCAAGCGGCTCGCCCGGCTGTACGGGGAGCTCGACCTGCTGGCCTCCGAGTGCCTGCGGGCCAAGGTGTGGGAGGGCCTGAGCCCGGCCGAACTGGCCGCCTGCGTCTCGGCGCTGGTCTTCGAGGCGCGGCAGTCCGACGACGCGGTCGCACCGAAGGTGCCGGGCGGCGCGGCGAAGGAGGCGCTGGGCGAGATGGTCCGCATCTGGGGCCGGCTCGACGCGCTGGAGGAGGAGCACCGCATCAACCAGGCGGAAGGCGTGGGTCAGCGGGAGCCGGATCTCGGCTTCGCGTGGGCGGCGTACCAGTGGGCCTCCGACAAGAGCCTGGACGAGGTGCTGCGCGAGGCGGAGATGCCGGCCGGTGACTTCGTGCGCTGGTGCAAGCAGGTCATCGACGTGCTCGGGCAGATCGCGGCGGCGGCCCCCTCGGCCTCCGGCGAGAGCGGGAGCACGGTGGCGCGCAACGCCCGCAAGGCCGTGGACGCCCTGCTGCGGGGCGTAGTGGCCTACAGCTCGGTCGGCTAG
- the tatC gene encoding twin-arginine translocase subunit TatC translates to MLKSARKQGKADKDAEGRMPLVEHLRELRNRLLKSVLAILVITVISAFFYREIINFLLKPMLDSVGCRDGVVTQRNGQPCADMTVNGLISAFSIALKVSLMSGVVLSAPVWLYQLWAFAAPGLHSHEKKYARSFVAVGAPLFAAGAVLAYKILPQTAIIMLEFTPDHARNLLPVDDYLDLVSRMVIVFGLAFELPLLLILLNFTGVLTGKRLAGWWRGMVLGITVFAAFATPTGDPPTMLALALPIVALYFLALGICLLNDRRRRRNDPDAGLSDDEASELDLTPAPIGELESVSAPAALPGQADGGRQRINGYDDAT, encoded by the coding sequence TTGCTCAAGTCTGCCCGCAAGCAGGGGAAAGCGGACAAGGACGCCGAAGGGCGGATGCCTCTTGTCGAGCACCTGCGTGAGCTGCGAAACCGTCTGCTGAAGTCGGTCCTGGCGATCCTGGTGATCACCGTCATTTCGGCCTTCTTCTACAGGGAGATCATCAACTTCCTGCTGAAGCCGATGCTGGACTCCGTCGGCTGCAGGGACGGTGTGGTGACCCAGCGCAACGGCCAGCCCTGCGCCGACATGACCGTGAACGGTCTCATCTCGGCGTTCTCGATCGCCCTGAAGGTCTCGCTGATGTCCGGTGTGGTGCTGTCCGCGCCGGTGTGGCTGTACCAGCTGTGGGCGTTCGCCGCGCCGGGCCTGCACAGCCACGAGAAGAAGTACGCGCGGAGCTTCGTCGCGGTCGGTGCGCCGCTGTTCGCGGCCGGCGCCGTGCTCGCGTACAAGATCCTTCCGCAGACCGCGATCATCATGCTGGAGTTCACTCCCGATCACGCGCGCAACCTGCTGCCGGTCGACGACTACCTCGACCTGGTCAGCCGCATGGTGATCGTGTTCGGCCTGGCCTTCGAGCTGCCGCTCCTGCTGATCCTCCTGAACTTCACGGGTGTCCTCACCGGCAAGCGGCTCGCCGGCTGGTGGCGGGGCATGGTCCTCGGCATCACGGTCTTCGCCGCCTTCGCGACCCCCACGGGTGACCCGCCGACCATGCTCGCGCTGGCCCTGCCCATCGTGGCCCTCTACTTCCTGGCCCTCGGCATCTGTCTCCTCAACGACCGCAGGCGCCGGCGCAACGACCCCGACGCGGGTCTGAGCGACGACGAGGCCTCCGAGCTGGACCTGACCCCGGCGCCCATCGGCGAGCTGGAATCGGTGTCCGCCCCCGCCGCGCTGCCCGGCCAGGCCGACGGCGGACGCCAGCGGATCAACGGTTACGACGACGCCACCTGA
- the tatA gene encoding Sec-independent protein translocase subunit TatA, with protein MFGNLRGWEIFVILGVIILLFGAKKLPDMARSLGKSARILKSEAKAMKKEGEAEDAATATTVADQSAQQPVAPRTIQAAPGDVTSSRPVSEPNRTAQG; from the coding sequence ATGTTCGGCAACCTCAGGGGTTGGGAAATCTTCGTCATTCTCGGAGTCATCATCTTGCTGTTCGGCGCCAAGAAGCTCCCCGACATGGCCCGCTCCCTCGGCAAGTCGGCCCGCATCCTCAAGAGCGAGGCCAAGGCCATGAAGAAGGAAGGCGAGGCCGAGGACGCGGCCACCGCCACCACCGTCGCGGACCAGTCCGCGCAGCAGCCCGTCGCCCCGCGCACCATCCAGGCCGCCCCCGGTGACGTCACCAGCTCCCGCCCGGTCAGCGAGCCGAACCGCACCGCCCAGGGCTGA
- a CDS encoding helix-turn-helix transcriptional regulator: MAANAIDQTRRMLSLVTYLRERPGAHVADVARAFGITEDELISDLDVLPMCGTSFRGGDLLDIDTDGERIWWRNPDASGESTAEPLRLAADEATALLVAARAVATLPGLRESDREALLRATAKLEAAAGEAAGASSRLSVTFESEGGVFADVDRAIAERRRLWLRYYSPARDELTERKVDPIRLFAVGHTYMEGWCHLSEARRTFRLDRVAEIRLLDERAEPPAIEPRDLSEGLVQPAAEDPEVVVEVGPGGRWVAEYYPHDSAEELADGGLRITLRSPDPASLRRLALRLGREGRIVAPAELAESARSAAREALAGYGEQV, from the coding sequence ATGGCTGCCAACGCCATCGACCAGACCCGCCGGATGCTGTCCCTGGTGACGTACCTGCGCGAGCGCCCCGGGGCGCACGTCGCCGACGTCGCCCGCGCCTTCGGGATCACCGAGGACGAGCTGATCTCGGACCTCGACGTGCTGCCCATGTGCGGGACCAGCTTCCGGGGCGGGGACCTGCTCGACATCGACACCGACGGGGAGCGCATCTGGTGGCGCAACCCCGACGCTTCGGGGGAGTCCACCGCCGAGCCGCTGCGGCTGGCCGCCGACGAGGCGACCGCGCTGCTGGTCGCCGCGCGTGCCGTGGCGACCCTGCCGGGGCTGCGCGAGAGCGACCGGGAGGCCCTGCTGCGGGCCACCGCCAAGCTGGAGGCGGCCGCGGGCGAGGCGGCCGGGGCCAGCTCCCGGCTGTCGGTGACCTTCGAGTCGGAGGGCGGGGTCTTCGCGGACGTCGACCGGGCCATCGCGGAGCGCCGGCGGCTGTGGCTGCGCTACTACTCGCCCGCGCGCGACGAGCTCACCGAGCGCAAGGTCGACCCGATCCGGCTGTTCGCGGTGGGGCACACGTACATGGAGGGGTGGTGCCACCTCTCCGAGGCCCGGCGCACCTTCCGGCTCGACCGGGTGGCGGAGATCCGGCTGCTGGACGAGCGGGCCGAGCCGCCGGCGATCGAGCCGCGCGATCTGTCCGAGGGCCTGGTCCAGCCGGCCGCCGAGGACCCGGAGGTCGTCGTCGAGGTGGGGCCGGGCGGGCGCTGGGTCGCCGAGTACTACCCGCACGACAGCGCGGAGGAGCTGGCCGACGGAGGCCTGCGGATCACGCTGCGCAGCCCGGATCCGGCTTCGCTGCGCCGGCTCGCGCTGCGGCTCGGGCGCGAGGGGCGGATCGTCGCCCCCGCAGAGCTGGCGGAGAGCGCGCGGAGCGCGGCTCGAGAAGCACTCGCGGGGTACGGGGAACAGGTCTGA
- a CDS encoding helix-turn-helix transcriptional regulator, with amino-acid sequence MAIAKAERLMNLALCLLGTRRPLSKRELRGSIEAYMEAGNDESFNRMFERDKDDLRELGLVIETVENLDGETGYLARRDSNRLPPVSLDAEEAAALGLAAKVWQQARLAGAASGALQKLRAGGMPEAGDPYEGQHSAIEPRIPVHEAAFEPLMLACRDRRPVVFDYRKSTAARPETRQVEPWALECWRGHWYLAGYDRDRGAERVFRLSRITGKVRSRAAKYTAEVPDVVTVRETVASWAGESADRSALIRLRAGAGYPLRAKATAVREGADGWDELEIPYGHGLDAWLVEFGPDVVVVGPADLRADVMDRLRAVAKA; translated from the coding sequence ATGGCGATTGCCAAGGCCGAGCGGCTGATGAATCTGGCGCTGTGTCTGCTGGGGACCCGCCGGCCGCTGAGCAAGCGCGAGTTGCGCGGTTCCATCGAGGCCTACATGGAGGCCGGCAACGACGAGTCCTTCAACCGCATGTTCGAGCGGGACAAGGACGATCTGCGGGAACTCGGCCTGGTCATCGAGACGGTGGAGAACCTGGACGGCGAGACCGGCTACCTGGCCCGCCGGGACAGCAACCGGCTGCCTCCCGTCTCGCTGGACGCCGAGGAGGCCGCCGCCCTGGGGCTGGCGGCCAAGGTCTGGCAGCAGGCCCGCCTGGCGGGGGCCGCCAGCGGGGCCCTGCAGAAGCTGCGCGCGGGCGGGATGCCCGAGGCGGGCGACCCCTACGAGGGCCAGCACAGCGCCATCGAGCCGCGCATCCCGGTCCACGAGGCGGCCTTCGAGCCGCTGATGCTGGCCTGCCGGGACCGCCGGCCGGTGGTCTTCGACTACCGCAAGTCCACCGCGGCACGGCCCGAGACCCGGCAGGTGGAGCCCTGGGCGCTGGAGTGCTGGCGCGGTCACTGGTACCTGGCCGGCTACGACCGGGACCGCGGGGCGGAGCGGGTGTTCCGGCTGTCGCGGATCACCGGCAAGGTGCGCTCCCGGGCGGCCAAGTACACGGCGGAGGTACCCGACGTGGTGACCGTGCGGGAGACCGTGGCGAGCTGGGCCGGGGAGAGCGCGGACCGCTCCGCGCTGATCCGGCTGCGCGCGGGTGCGGGCTACCCGCTGCGGGCCAAGGCCACCGCGGTGCGCGAGGGTGCGGACGGCTGGGACGAGCTGGAGATCCCGTACGGGCACGGGCTGGACGCCTGGCTGGTGGAGTTCGGGCCCGACGTCGTCGTGGTCGGGCCCGCCGACCTGCGCGCCGACGTGATGGACCGGCTGCGGGCCGTGGCCAAGGCCTGA
- a CDS encoding FKBP-type peptidyl-prolyl cis-trans isomerase yields MRSSSVSDKLEKPEIDFPEGEAPKDLVIEDIWEGDGAEAKAGAMVSVHYVGVAFSTGEEFDASWNRGSALQFPLGAGRVIAGWDQGIAGMKVGGRRKLTIPAHLAYGDRGAGGAIAPGETLIFVCDLMAA; encoded by the coding sequence ATGAGGAGCAGTTCCGTGAGCGACAAGCTCGAGAAGCCCGAGATCGACTTCCCCGAGGGCGAAGCCCCGAAGGACCTCGTCATCGAGGACATCTGGGAGGGCGACGGGGCCGAGGCCAAGGCCGGTGCCATGGTCTCCGTCCACTACGTGGGCGTGGCCTTCTCCACCGGCGAGGAGTTCGACGCTTCGTGGAACCGCGGTTCCGCGCTGCAGTTCCCGCTCGGCGCCGGCCGCGTCATCGCGGGCTGGGACCAGGGCATCGCGGGCATGAAGGTCGGCGGCCGTCGCAAGCTGACGATCCCCGCCCACCTCGCCTACGGCGACCGCGGCGCGGGCGGCGCGATCGCCCCGGGCGAGACGCTGATCTTCGTCTGTGACCTGATGGCCGCCTGA